A window of the Streptomyces sp. NBC_01351 genome harbors these coding sequences:
- a CDS encoding HAD domain-containing protein, giving the protein MTGLAARPLLYLDVDGPLIPFGAGPYPRGTDANPLLARVDRALGPLLEALPCALVWATTWMEEANECLAPLLGLPELPVVEWPEPSEEDEPGGGGGYRGHGGPGRIHWKTPALVGHAAGRPFVWVDDEISAADRAWVASHHPGRALLFRVDPGRGLTGADVGALRAWLLSG; this is encoded by the coding sequence ATGACCGGACTCGCGGCCCGCCCGCTGCTCTACCTCGATGTCGACGGACCACTCATCCCCTTCGGGGCCGGCCCGTACCCGCGGGGAACCGACGCCAATCCGCTGCTCGCCAGGGTCGATCGCGCGCTCGGGCCCCTGCTCGAGGCGCTGCCGTGCGCGTTGGTCTGGGCCACGACGTGGATGGAGGAGGCCAACGAGTGCCTCGCGCCGCTGCTCGGCCTGCCGGAGCTGCCGGTGGTGGAGTGGCCGGAGCCGTCCGAGGAGGACGAGCCCGGCGGGGGCGGCGGGTACCGCGGGCACGGCGGGCCCGGCAGGATCCACTGGAAGACCCCCGCCCTCGTCGGGCACGCCGCCGGTCGCCCCTTCGTCTGGGTCGACGACGAGATCAGCGCCGCCGACCGGGCCTGGGTGGCCTCCCACCACCCGGGCCGGGCCCTGCTGTTCCGCGTCGATCCCGGTCGGGGTCTCACCGGAGCGGACGTCGGCGCGCTGCGCGCCTGGCTGCTCAGCGGGTAG
- a CDS encoding MOSC domain-containing protein: MTENVGVIERLWRYPIKSTGGERLRSAEVDHRGMVGDRLYAVRDAEGKFGSGKSTRRFRRMDGLLNLSSRYAQGPAGEPGTPELIDHQGRAVADATAYLRAYLGRDDVELAREGEISHFDQLPLSVLTTATLDWIRREVPDVPTDERRFRPNIFVRTPPGTPPFVEDEWVGRKARVGSTVRIEFLRSSERCVMTNQAQQELPHSPLILKTIVTAHGNRLDMLAGVVTPGRVRVGEPVVLE, translated from the coding sequence GTGACGGAGAACGTGGGTGTGATCGAACGGTTGTGGCGGTATCCGATCAAGTCCACCGGTGGTGAACGGCTGCGCAGCGCGGAGGTCGACCACCGGGGCATGGTGGGCGACCGGCTGTACGCGGTGCGGGACGCGGAAGGCAAGTTCGGCTCGGGGAAGAGCACGCGGCGCTTCCGGCGGATGGACGGTCTGCTGAACCTGAGCTCCCGCTACGCGCAGGGCCCCGCCGGGGAGCCGGGTACGCCGGAGCTGATCGACCATCAGGGGCGCGCGGTGGCCGATGCCACGGCTTACCTCCGCGCATATCTCGGGCGTGACGATGTCGAGTTGGCCCGCGAAGGCGAAATCTCGCACTTCGACCAACTGCCGCTCAGCGTCCTCACCACGGCCACCCTCGACTGGATACGCCGAGAGGTACCGGACGTCCCGACGGACGAACGCCGGTTCCGGCCGAACATCTTCGTGCGCACTCCGCCCGGTACCCCGCCGTTCGTCGAGGACGAGTGGGTCGGGCGCAAGGCCCGTGTGGGATCCACGGTGCGCATCGAGTTCCTGCGCTCCAGCGAGCGCTGTGTGATGACCAACCAGGCCCAGCAGGAACTTCCGCACTCGCCGTTGATCCTGAAGACCATCGTCACGGCGCACGGCAACCGGCTCGACATGCTCGCCGGGGTCGTCACACCGGGAAGGGTCCGGGTAGGCGAACCGGTCGTGCTCGAATAG
- a CDS encoding carboxylesterase/lipase family protein, whose amino-acid sequence MDTDRGPVRGRAHGSYRTFEGIPYAAPPTGALRWLPPRPAARWAGVRDAGAAGSRCVQLPPIGTGGPSGSEDCLFLNVTAPTAPAPRSGDSRPLPAMVWFHGGGFLNGAGDLYRPEPLAVRGGVVVVTVNYRLGVFGLFGHPELGGAPALALADQQAALRWVRANAARFGADPHNVTVFGESAGALSVCAHLVSPASAGLFHKAIVQSGSCSTTMPARSLLPDLGTYEPFVPEGRVVADGAEAAGRLGCDRPAGGVVDCLRSLDARTLATPELMQRFSLVPYGKGLLPLEPRRALEGGRFHRVPVMQGTTLDEMRIFVAQTLAAHPVADEASYRARLEQSFGAATARVVEAAYPVSGHPTPAVAWATLLSDASFTCPTLRDSGALARHVPTYGYRFSDRDAPNFTGLPEVAGLPYGASHGFELPYLFTMAPLAAPQRELADRMIGYWSAFARTGSPGGAQWPRYRAPDSVLSLAPGAEGIRTVDARAEHHCALWDAWWPRGTGSP is encoded by the coding sequence GTGGACACCGATCGGGGGCCGGTCCGCGGGCGGGCGCACGGCTCGTACCGGACCTTCGAGGGCATCCCCTACGCCGCTCCCCCGACGGGCGCGCTGCGCTGGCTGCCGCCGCGGCCGGCGGCCCGGTGGGCGGGCGTCCGCGATGCGGGGGCCGCCGGGTCGCGGTGCGTGCAGCTGCCGCCGATCGGGACGGGCGGGCCGAGCGGTTCGGAGGACTGCCTGTTCCTGAACGTCACCGCGCCGACGGCACCCGCCCCGAGGAGCGGGGACTCCCGGCCGCTCCCCGCCATGGTGTGGTTCCACGGCGGCGGCTTCCTCAACGGCGCCGGCGACCTCTACCGGCCCGAGCCGCTCGCCGTTCGGGGCGGCGTGGTGGTCGTGACGGTCAATTACCGGCTGGGCGTCTTCGGCCTGTTCGGCCACCCGGAGCTCGGCGGGGCCCCCGCGCTCGCCCTCGCGGACCAACAGGCGGCGCTGCGCTGGGTGCGGGCGAACGCGGCGCGCTTCGGGGCGGACCCGCACAACGTCACGGTGTTCGGCGAGTCGGCGGGCGCCCTCAGCGTGTGCGCGCACCTCGTCTCCCCGGCCTCCGCGGGCCTGTTCCACAAGGCGATCGTGCAGAGCGGCTCCTGCTCGACCACGATGCCCGCGCGGTCGCTGCTGCCGGACCTCGGTACGTACGAGCCCTTCGTCCCCGAGGGCCGGGTCGTCGCGGACGGGGCCGAGGCGGCCGGGCGGCTCGGCTGCGACCGGCCGGCGGGCGGGGTCGTGGACTGTCTGCGCAGCCTGGACGCCCGTACGCTCGCGACGCCCGAGCTGATGCAGCGGTTCTCCCTCGTCCCCTACGGCAAGGGCCTGCTGCCGCTGGAGCCCCGACGCGCCCTGGAAGGCGGGCGGTTCCACCGGGTGCCGGTGATGCAGGGCACCACGCTCGACGAGATGCGGATCTTCGTCGCGCAGACGCTCGCGGCCCATCCGGTCGCCGACGAGGCCTCCTACCGGGCCCGGCTGGAGCAGTCCTTCGGCGCCGCGACCGCGCGGGTCGTCGAGGCGGCCTACCCGGTGTCCGGCCACCCGACGCCGGCGGTGGCCTGGGCCACCCTGCTGTCCGACGCCTCGTTCACCTGCCCGACGCTGCGGGACAGCGGAGCGCTGGCCCGGCACGTGCCGACGTACGGCTACCGGTTCAGCGACCGCGACGCGCCGAACTTCACGGGGCTGCCGGAGGTCGCCGGGCTCCCGTACGGGGCCTCGCACGGCTTCGAACTGCCCTACCTGTTCACGATGGCTCCCCTGGCGGCGCCGCAGCGGGAGCTGGCGGACCGGATGATTGGCTACTGGTCGGCGTTCGCCCGGACCGGCAGCCCGGGCGGCGCGCAGTGGCCGCGGTACCGGGCGCCGGACTCGGTGCTGTCACTGGCGCCGGGCGCGGAGGGGATCCGTACGGTGGACGCGCGGGCCGAACACCACTGCGCGCTCTGGGACGCGTGGTGGCCGAGGGGCACCGGCTCTCCGTGA